A stretch of Caldanaerobius polysaccharolyticus DSM 13641 DNA encodes these proteins:
- a CDS encoding 6-phosphofructokinase: protein MRGNCLVAQSGGPTAVINGSLYGVITEALNTRCFDMVFGGIHGIKGILEGKIKDLTGISMDYLERVKLSPSAALGSCRYKLKDPNESVEEYERLFRLFDQNRIKYFFYIGGNDSMDSTYKIERYAKKVGYDLKVIGIPKTIDNDLMYTDHCPGYGSAAKYVATAAIELALDSAVYGTGVINVLEVMGRNTGWIAGAAALAKDKVPGLNMLVYLPEVVFDEEKFLNDLDKAFKADNHLFVVVSEGLVNEKGEYVFNRRNSYNRDIFGHVQLGGVGDYIEQLIKENIYDRVKLTRLGFLQRCAMHCVSKTDLDEAVMVGRMAVKYALDDISGKMVSLKRIEAPEYKCFTDVVDLNKVCNCEKKVPLEWVNSDGNFVNENFLDYVRPLILGEEEVPRDCGLPEYVRLF from the coding sequence TTGCGTGGTAATTGTCTTGTAGCTCAATCGGGAGGTCCAACAGCAGTTATAAATGGAAGTCTGTATGGGGTTATAACAGAGGCTCTAAATACCCGTTGTTTTGATATGGTCTTTGGGGGAATTCACGGGATAAAAGGGATTTTGGAAGGAAAAATTAAAGATTTGACGGGTATTTCTATGGATTATCTGGAGAGAGTTAAACTAAGTCCCTCTGCGGCATTGGGATCCTGCAGGTATAAACTAAAAGACCCCAATGAGTCGGTAGAAGAATACGAAAGGCTTTTTAGGCTGTTTGACCAAAACCGCATCAAGTATTTCTTTTATATAGGTGGAAATGATTCTATGGATTCCACATATAAAATCGAGAGATATGCAAAAAAAGTAGGCTATGATTTAAAGGTTATAGGTATACCCAAAACTATAGATAATGACCTTATGTATACAGACCATTGCCCGGGGTATGGAAGCGCGGCTAAATACGTAGCAACAGCAGCTATAGAGTTGGCATTGGATTCTGCTGTGTACGGGACAGGGGTAATAAACGTGCTGGAAGTCATGGGGCGAAATACAGGATGGATAGCAGGAGCTGCGGCTCTGGCGAAAGATAAAGTGCCTGGATTGAACATGCTCGTGTACTTGCCTGAAGTGGTTTTTGACGAAGAAAAGTTTTTGAATGATTTGGATAAGGCTTTTAAGGCAGATAACCATTTGTTTGTGGTTGTATCTGAAGGGCTTGTAAATGAGAAGGGAGAATATGTGTTCAATAGGAGAAATTCATATAATAGAGATATTTTTGGCCACGTTCAATTAGGTGGTGTGGGAGATTATATTGAACAGCTGATAAAAGAGAATATCTACGACAGGGTAAAATTGACTAGGTTGGGTTTTTTACAGCGATGCGCTATGCATTGTGTTTCAAAGACCGATCTGGATGAAGCTGTAATGGTAGGGCGAATGGCAGTTAAATACGCACTGGACGATATAAGCGGAAAGATGGTGAGTTTAAAGAGAATTGAAGCACCTGAATATAAGTGTTTTACAGATGTAGTAGATCTCAATAAAGTGTGCAATTGTGAGAAGAAGGTACCATTAGAGTGGGTAAACTCAGATGGCAATTTTGTAAATGAAAACTTTTTAGATTATGTGAGGCCGTTGATTTTGGGTGAGGAGGAGGTTCCTAGGGATTGCGGCCTTCCAGAATACGTCCGATTGTTTTAG
- a CDS encoding response regulator transcription factor: MATKIMIVDDDRNICELISIYLTKEGFDIVKVYDGKEAIDKFNEVAPSLVILDLMLPGVDGYTVCRDIRKISSTPIIMLTAKSETLDKVLGLELGADDYIVKPFDPKELVARVKAVLRRYAPMTGEENKKVVYPGIVINMNEYKLKIDGRDVEVPPKEFELLYFLASHPNQVFTREQLLEQVWGYDYFGDSRTVDVHIKRLREKLPANEFWTLKTVWGVGYKFEVKTGETK; encoded by the coding sequence ATGGCTACAAAGATAATGATTGTAGATGACGACAGAAACATATGTGAACTTATATCAATTTACCTTACAAAAGAGGGGTTTGATATTGTAAAAGTATATGACGGCAAAGAAGCTATTGATAAATTCAATGAGGTTGCGCCGTCACTGGTTATATTGGATTTAATGCTGCCGGGTGTAGATGGTTATACGGTGTGTAGAGATATCAGAAAAATCAGCAGTACCCCGATTATAATGTTAACGGCTAAAAGCGAGACGCTGGATAAGGTCTTGGGCTTGGAACTGGGAGCGGACGATTATATTGTTAAGCCTTTTGATCCTAAAGAGCTTGTAGCTAGGGTAAAAGCGGTTTTGAGAAGATATGCGCCTATGACAGGTGAAGAGAATAAAAAAGTGGTATACCCTGGGATAGTAATAAATATGAACGAATACAAGTTGAAGATCGATGGGCGAGATGTAGAAGTGCCTCCTAAGGAATTTGAACTTCTGTACTTTCTGGCGTCTCACCCTAATCAGGTTTTTACCCGTGAACAACTGCTAGAGCAAGTGTGGGGTTATGATTATTTTGGTGATTCGCGAACCGTTGACGTGCATATAAAGAGGTTGAGAGAAAAGCTTCCGGCTAATGAGTTTTGGACGTTAAAGACGGTTTGGGGTGTCGGCTATAAATTTGAGGTGAAAACAGGTGAAACAAAATAG
- a CDS encoding response regulator transcription factor — MANNLILIADDDKNVQEILQIYLKKEGFNLAFADDGETTLKKARELKPDLIVLDIMMPVLNGIDVCKQLRKESDVPIIMLTAKGEDVDKILGLEIGADDYVTKPFNPREVVARIKAVMRRSVECRQRHTNVKKAISYPGLEIDIDNYYVKLDGKEVPMTPKEIELLWYLASNCNKVFTREQLLEEIWGYDYYGDIRTVDTHIKRIRAKLSKRESHPWDIRTVWGVGYKFEVNS, encoded by the coding sequence GTGGCAAATAATCTTATTCTAATAGCAGACGATGATAAAAATGTCCAGGAGATATTGCAGATTTATTTGAAAAAAGAAGGATTTAACCTGGCTTTTGCCGATGATGGCGAGACGACGTTAAAAAAGGCCAGGGAGTTAAAGCCCGATCTAATCGTGCTGGATATAATGATGCCTGTACTAAATGGAATAGATGTTTGTAAGCAGTTAAGAAAAGAGTCCGACGTACCCATTATAATGTTGACTGCAAAGGGAGAGGACGTGGATAAGATATTGGGGCTGGAAATAGGCGCTGATGATTACGTGACGAAGCCTTTTAACCCCAGAGAAGTGGTAGCGAGGATAAAAGCGGTTATGAGAAGGTCTGTAGAGTGCCGTCAAAGACACACTAATGTTAAGAAAGCCATTAGTTATCCAGGGCTTGAAATCGACATCGACAATTATTATGTAAAATTGGATGGCAAAGAGGTACCGATGACGCCTAAAGAAATAGAGCTTTTGTGGTATCTTGCCAGCAATTGCAACAAGGTTTTTACTCGAGAGCAATTACTGGAAGAAATATGGGGTTACGACTATTATGGTGATATAAGAACTGTAGATACCCACATAAAGAGAATAAGAGCCAAACTAAGTAAAAGAGAAAGTCACCCATGGGATATCAGGACTGTGTGGGGGGTTGGATATAAATTTGAGGTGAATTCATGA
- a CDS encoding sensor histidine kinase, which yields MKQNSLFKRLMYVNMLLVFITILIVTGLLIQLFTGFYYSEKKDMLLEESRKLNNTFAAILVGNIIPGSLAYDLRFVDEYLNARIWLLDRRGVVYTVSTSQDRQAVGLKIPLNEVNEVLNGKVVVIKGSFGGMFKTPVLTVGSPVYFGNTIVGAIFMHAPIFEIQGALNRIYIIIAISALAGVAVAMLLSYLSAGRLSKPLVEISKAARNIAKGNFDIRVAVNSDDEIGQLARSFNTMANELEHLEEMRRGFVANVSHELRSPLTSIIGYLNGIIDGTIPEGDRDKYLKIVKSESERLSRLVSDLLNLAELEAGIKLNLRNFDINELIRRVLIKFSGKMDAKGLDAEVDFAKDYMYVEADPDRIEQVLINLLDNAIKFSKENGHIAIRTYQKDLSAYVSIEDNGIGIKEEDIPFIWDRFYKADKSRESKIEGTGLGLSIVKSIIESHGGDIYVESQYGKGTKFTFTLKIA from the coding sequence GTGAAACAAAATAGCCTTTTTAAGAGGCTGATGTATGTCAACATGCTTTTGGTATTTATAACCATATTAATAGTGACAGGACTGCTGATACAACTATTTACGGGATTCTACTATAGCGAAAAAAAGGACATGCTGTTAGAGGAAAGCCGTAAGCTCAACAATACTTTTGCTGCCATATTGGTTGGCAATATAATTCCGGGGAGTTTGGCATATGATCTTAGGTTTGTGGACGAATACCTTAACGCTAGGATATGGTTGCTGGATAGGAGGGGTGTTGTTTATACGGTTTCTACATCCCAGGATAGGCAGGCAGTAGGCCTAAAAATTCCTTTAAATGAAGTCAATGAGGTTTTAAACGGTAAGGTTGTGGTTATCAAAGGCAGTTTTGGCGGCATGTTTAAAACCCCTGTCTTGACAGTGGGATCGCCGGTTTACTTTGGAAATACCATAGTCGGCGCTATTTTTATGCACGCGCCTATATTTGAAATCCAAGGGGCTCTAAACAGGATATACATTATCATAGCCATATCGGCTTTGGCCGGCGTGGCTGTTGCTATGCTGCTGAGTTACTTATCGGCTGGAAGGCTGTCAAAACCCCTCGTGGAAATTTCTAAAGCAGCTAGAAACATAGCTAAGGGCAATTTTGACATAAGGGTTGCTGTAAATAGCGATGATGAAATAGGGCAACTGGCCAGGAGTTTTAATACTATGGCCAATGAATTGGAGCACCTTGAAGAAATGAGGAGGGGATTTGTAGCCAATGTTTCCCATGAATTAAGATCGCCTTTGACCTCTATAATAGGGTATCTTAATGGTATCATCGATGGCACCATACCTGAAGGCGATAGGGATAAGTATTTAAAAATCGTCAAGTCCGAGTCAGAAAGGTTAAGCAGGCTGGTTTCGGATCTCTTAAATCTGGCAGAATTGGAAGCTGGTATTAAATTGAACCTTAGGAATTTTGATATAAATGAATTGATAAGAAGGGTTTTAATAAAATTTAGCGGTAAAATGGACGCAAAGGGACTGGATGCAGAAGTGGATTTTGCAAAAGACTATATGTACGTTGAAGCAGATCCCGACAGGATTGAGCAGGTTTTGATTAATCTTTTGGACAATGCGATTAAATTTTCTAAGGAAAATGGCCATATTGCCATAAGGACTTACCAGAAGGATTTATCGGCGTATGTGTCTATAGAGGATAATGGGATAGGAATAAAGGAGGAGGATATACCGTTTATTTGGGATAGATTCTACAAAGCTGATAAGTCCAGAGAGAGTAAGATTGAGGGAACAGGACTGGGACTGTCTATTGTTAAATCTATAATAGAGTCCCATGGAGGGGATATTTACGTAGAAAGCCAATATGGAAAAGGTACGAAATTCACTTTTACATTAAAAATAGCATAA
- a CDS encoding TTE1925 family mutarotase — protein MSVKVDKIEFAGWKNCVHVSNGIVDIVATLDIGPRIIRYGFAGDANVFCVREEDAGKVGGDEWRNYGGHRLWHSPEVMPRTYSPDNQAVDCQQIQNGIKLVQKPEPWVNMQKEIDVVLSPDSSKVKVIHKITNVGAWAARLAPWSISVMSTGGIEIIPQVKKDTGFLPNRSVVLWPYSKMNDPRVYWGEKYIALRQDPHMKPPFKLGTQNEKGWAAYVNNGQMFVKRYNHMPESEYPDFGASFETYTTDWMIEIETLGPLVDLEPGATVEHVEEWELFHNIHTPGFDEGIFDELASLIEKGM, from the coding sequence GTGAGCGTAAAAGTCGATAAAATTGAATTTGCTGGGTGGAAAAATTGTGTCCATGTGTCCAACGGAATCGTGGACATCGTGGCTACATTGGACATAGGCCCCAGGATCATAAGATATGGCTTTGCAGGCGATGCTAACGTGTTTTGCGTGAGAGAAGAAGACGCAGGAAAAGTTGGTGGGGATGAGTGGAGAAATTACGGTGGGCATAGATTATGGCACAGTCCTGAAGTCATGCCAAGAACGTACTCCCCTGACAATCAAGCCGTTGACTGCCAGCAAATTCAAAACGGTATTAAATTAGTGCAAAAACCTGAACCATGGGTCAACATGCAAAAAGAAATTGACGTGGTATTGAGCCCAGACAGCTCTAAAGTGAAGGTAATTCATAAAATCACCAATGTAGGCGCGTGGGCTGCTCGCTTAGCACCGTGGTCTATTTCTGTTATGTCCACTGGGGGAATTGAAATAATACCTCAGGTTAAAAAAGACACGGGATTTTTGCCCAACAGATCTGTAGTTTTATGGCCTTATTCTAAGATGAACGATCCAAGGGTATACTGGGGTGAAAAATATATTGCATTGAGACAAGACCCCCATATGAAACCGCCTTTTAAGTTGGGCACTCAAAATGAAAAAGGGTGGGCAGCTTACGTAAATAATGGCCAGATGTTTGTAAAGAGGTATAATCATATGCCCGAATCTGAATATCCGGATTTTGGCGCATCTTTTGAAACTTACACTACTGATTGGATGATAGAAATAGAAACCTTAGGGCCTTTGGTAGATCTAGAACCTGGAGCAACCGTAGAACATGTAGAAGAATGGGAGCTTTTCCATAACATACACACCCCTGGTTTTGACGAGGGCATTTTTGATGAACTAGCGTCATTGATCGAAAAAGGCATGTAG
- a CDS encoding sugar phosphate isomerase/epimerase family protein: MKFGICTSNFDKADLLKDLGYDYLEFSLAGVMSMTDIQFKDLLNSSERSPLKVEAFNSFVRTLKVVGDGVDWVALKDYVKAAMERANALGGKIVVFGSAGARNVPEGYPREKAWNQIADFLRMAGDEAAKYGIYIAIENLNKNESNILNTVEEGLNMVKSVGHSNVKVLADYYHMAVENEGFDAIIKADSNLVHTHIASGTNRTYPSEKDKDRYDLFFDALKDINYNGRVSIEARLTDESDYANAIKVLKRYV, from the coding sequence ATGAAATTTGGAATTTGCACTTCAAACTTTGATAAAGCTGATTTATTAAAAGACCTTGGCTATGATTATCTGGAATTCAGCCTCGCTGGCGTTATGTCAATGACCGATATTCAATTTAAAGATCTGCTAAATTCTTCCGAAAGAAGCCCATTGAAAGTAGAGGCCTTCAATAGCTTTGTAAGAACTTTGAAGGTCGTAGGGGATGGCGTGGATTGGGTTGCTCTTAAAGATTATGTAAAAGCTGCTATGGAGCGCGCAAATGCTCTTGGCGGTAAAATAGTGGTGTTCGGAAGCGCAGGAGCTAGAAACGTTCCTGAAGGCTATCCGAGAGAAAAAGCATGGAATCAGATAGCGGATTTTCTAAGGATGGCTGGCGATGAAGCAGCTAAGTACGGTATTTATATCGCCATAGAAAATCTCAATAAAAACGAATCAAATATTTTAAATACAGTTGAAGAAGGCCTTAACATGGTGAAATCAGTTGGCCATAGCAACGTAAAAGTATTAGCGGATTATTATCACATGGCAGTAGAAAATGAAGGCTTTGACGCAATTATAAAGGCAGATAGTAATCTCGTTCATACCCATATTGCCAGCGGTACTAACAGGACTTATCCCAGTGAAAAGGATAAAGACAGATACGATTTATTTTTTGACGCTTTAAAAGACATAAATTACAATGGGCGCGTGAGCATCGAGGCTAGATTGACTGACGAAAGCGATTATGCAAACGCTATAAAGGTTTTAAAGCGATACGTGTAA
- a CDS encoding DUF2680 domain-containing protein, which translates to MKKKLMIAGLVAVLVLAIAVPLAMAANQPSPSTIPYGQSQFQEKWPKLTDSQKKEISDIQQQIKGLQQKLIDKYQSFGLIDKSQANIIKDHINDMYNYMRNGGCGGFGMGMMGGYGYNSNNTN; encoded by the coding sequence ATGAAGAAAAAATTAATGATTGCAGGTCTAGTAGCAGTGTTGGTGCTAGCAATAGCAGTGCCATTGGCCATGGCTGCAAATCAACCATCTCCATCCACTATTCCTTACGGGCAAAGCCAATTTCAAGAAAAATGGCCTAAATTAACCGACTCGCAGAAAAAAGAAATCAGCGACATCCAACAGCAAATAAAAGGCCTACAACAAAAATTAATCGATAAATATCAGAGCTTTGGGCTCATCGACAAATCCCAGGCAAATATCATTAAAGACCATATAAACGACATGTACAACTACATGAGGAACGGTGGATGTGGCGGCTTTGGCATGGGCATGATGGGAGGCTATGGCTACAACTCAAATAATACCAATTAA
- the melA gene encoding alpha-glucosidase/alpha-galactosidase: protein MAKIAMIGAGSIVFAKNIMVDILSFPELSDSTIALMDIDPKRLDLIRKLADKLVKQENYKATIISTTDRREALKDADYVITMIQVGGLEAYQIDIEIPLKYGVKQAVGDTLGPGGVFRFLRTAAVFKDIARDMEELCPDALWINYVNPMAMNCWYINRISNIKNVGLCHSVQGTSEWLAKIIGAPYSEVSFIAAGINHMAWFLEFKWKGKDAYPLIREKYNDPNVYKMDVTKFEFLKHFGYYVTESSHHMSEYVPYFRKFDHWIDKIHKDANWNDDGVYNGMYLKCCQNAAAKFDEDMEELINAEKVEVKRTHEYGAYIIHSIETGVPRVIYGNVDNKSLITNLPQGCCVEVPCLVDKNGIQPTVIGDLPPQLAALNRTNINVQELAVMGALTGKKEYIYQAIMMDPLTSAVLDMDQIRSMVSEMFAAEEKWLLPIKLK from the coding sequence ATGGCAAAAATAGCTATGATCGGAGCAGGAAGCATCGTATTCGCTAAAAACATAATGGTGGATATTCTTTCTTTTCCAGAGCTATCTGACAGCACTATAGCTTTAATGGATATTGACCCCAAGCGCCTCGACCTTATCAGAAAGCTAGCAGATAAATTGGTTAAACAAGAAAATTATAAAGCGACGATAATCTCGACCACTGATAGAAGAGAAGCTCTCAAAGACGCTGATTACGTTATAACGATGATACAGGTAGGTGGTCTCGAAGCTTATCAAATAGATATCGAAATACCGCTGAAATACGGTGTCAAACAAGCGGTTGGAGATACATTAGGACCTGGCGGTGTTTTCAGGTTCTTGAGAACAGCAGCCGTATTTAAGGATATAGCCAGGGACATGGAAGAGCTTTGCCCTGATGCCCTCTGGATAAATTACGTAAATCCCATGGCAATGAACTGCTGGTATATTAACAGGATTTCAAACATAAAAAATGTGGGGTTGTGCCACAGCGTCCAGGGCACATCAGAATGGCTTGCCAAGATAATAGGCGCTCCCTACAGTGAAGTGTCTTTTATTGCAGCGGGAATAAATCATATGGCCTGGTTTTTAGAATTTAAATGGAAAGGTAAAGATGCGTATCCGCTGATAAGAGAAAAGTACAATGACCCCAATGTTTACAAAATGGACGTAACCAAATTTGAGTTCCTCAAACACTTTGGCTACTACGTGACAGAATCAAGCCATCATATGTCAGAATACGTTCCTTATTTCAGAAAGTTTGATCACTGGATAGATAAAATCCATAAAGATGCCAACTGGAATGACGACGGAGTATACAATGGTATGTACCTCAAGTGCTGTCAGAACGCAGCAGCGAAATTTGACGAGGACATGGAAGAACTTATAAACGCCGAAAAAGTTGAAGTAAAGAGGACTCATGAGTACGGTGCGTACATAATTCATTCAATAGAAACAGGCGTTCCAAGGGTTATTTACGGCAATGTAGACAATAAAAGTCTTATAACTAATTTACCTCAAGGATGCTGTGTAGAAGTTCCATGCCTTGTAGACAAAAACGGTATACAGCCCACTGTAATAGGCGATTTGCCGCCACAGCTGGCTGCCTTAAATAGGACTAACATAAACGTTCAGGAGTTAGCTGTTATGGGAGCTCTCACTGGCAAAAAAGAATATATATACCAGGCTATTATGATGGATCCCCTGACATCTGCCGTGCTGGATATGGATCAGATTAGGTCCATGGTCTCTGAGATGTTCGCAGCAGAAGAAAAATGGCTTTTGCCGATAAAATTGAAATAA
- a CDS encoding sensor histidine kinase, giving the protein MFNTLSGKIFASYLMVILITVLIVGLLFSNALSSYIVNAKSKEMETRAAEISQITASYFLGKIDGRMYYSILKTFNRSTNCAILVVDKRGKIVAASFDVMSKMMKGMRERPMDLAKTVKVPPQYVDRVNSGQGVVAVVKMAGMEGLMIITGVPVFLGDKVAGGVFLNSPIKDIAEVLSRLYLLLIIVTLMALAMASVISAYLSRLITRPLRQMSRIALAMAKGDYKVKVNIRSDDEIGQLGRSLNYLASESERLENMRRDFIANVSHELRTPLTAIRGFMEPLIDGTVTDKEDVERCHKIIYGETLRMQRLINDLLDLSRLQAGKISINMQPIALRQVVDNVIAKMKPQADGKGIRLINRCPDDISPVLADEDRIQQVLIIFIDNGIKYTGANGTVTVTAEEGRSFVEVRVEDTGMGISSEDLERIWERFYKADKARGKDGAGLGLAIAKEIVQLHGGTVSVKSQVGRGSVFGFTLKKAK; this is encoded by the coding sequence ATGTTTAATACGCTGTCAGGGAAAATATTTGCGTCATACCTTATGGTTATCCTTATAACCGTGCTCATCGTAGGCCTTCTTTTTTCCAATGCGCTGAGCAGCTACATAGTAAACGCTAAATCTAAAGAGATGGAAACTAGAGCGGCGGAAATAAGTCAGATTACTGCCAGTTATTTTTTAGGCAAAATTGATGGGAGAATGTATTACAGCATACTAAAAACCTTTAATAGATCGACAAATTGCGCTATCTTGGTAGTCGATAAAAGAGGAAAAATCGTAGCAGCTTCTTTTGATGTCATGAGCAAAATGATGAAAGGCATGCGGGAGAGACCTATGGACTTGGCAAAAACCGTGAAAGTCCCTCCCCAGTATGTGGACAGGGTGAATAGCGGTCAAGGTGTTGTGGCGGTAGTTAAAATGGCAGGTATGGAAGGATTAATGATAATAACAGGTGTACCTGTATTTTTGGGCGATAAAGTAGCAGGAGGTGTATTTCTGAATTCCCCCATAAAGGATATTGCTGAAGTGCTAAGCAGGTTGTATTTGCTCCTGATTATCGTGACACTGATGGCCCTTGCCATGGCGTCTGTGATAAGCGCGTATCTTTCTAGATTGATCACCAGGCCATTAAGGCAGATGTCCAGGATTGCCCTGGCTATGGCGAAAGGCGATTACAAAGTTAAAGTTAATATAAGGAGCGATGATGAAATAGGTCAGCTGGGTAGATCGTTGAATTACCTAGCTTCTGAGTCAGAAAGGCTGGAGAACATGCGCAGGGATTTTATAGCAAATGTCTCCCACGAGTTAAGAACCCCGCTCACGGCTATCAGGGGATTTATGGAGCCGCTTATCGATGGTACGGTGACTGATAAAGAAGACGTGGAGAGGTGCCATAAGATCATATACGGTGAGACGTTGCGCATGCAAAGGCTGATCAATGATCTGTTGGACCTGAGCAGACTACAGGCTGGTAAAATATCGATCAACATGCAACCCATCGCTTTAAGACAAGTAGTAGACAACGTGATTGCAAAGATGAAACCTCAGGCGGATGGCAAGGGAATTCGATTAATTAACAGGTGCCCTGACGATATTTCTCCTGTGTTAGCTGACGAAGACAGGATTCAGCAGGTCCTTATTATATTTATAGACAATGGGATAAAGTACACGGGAGCCAATGGCACTGTAACGGTGACAGCTGAAGAGGGAAGAAGTTTTGTGGAAGTTAGGGTTGAGGATACAGGTATGGGTATATCCAGTGAAGATCTAGAACGCATCTGGGAGAGGTTTTACAAAGCTGATAAGGCCAGAGGAAAAGACGGAGCTGGATTAGGTCTCGCTATAGCGAAAGAAATTGTGCAGTTACACGGTGGAACTGTCAGTGTAAAAAGTCAGGTAGGTCGCGGTAGCGTGTTTGGATTTACTTTAAAGAAAGCAAAATAG
- a CDS encoding MATE family efflux transporter, which yields MEISCNVNKKTKSEILQLAWPSIVEQSLIMMVGLVSTMFVGRLGNAAIAAVGAINSMIFFFQAVFAGLSTGSTVIVARLIGEEDYENAKLAVMQSLIMCLIIFIALTVLGYIFAIPLIHLFFGHISKDVFDNALLYYRIVLIGLPFVIIDIVIGGALRGAGDTKTPMYITAVVNVISFLLNALLVFGVKVNGNYLIPPYGVKGTAMAVTIARVIGGFLQLYILYFAKRVINLSIKDKIRLDFKMMKRIIHVGLPASFEQLVMQGGFLVMQVMVATMGTVAMAVYQIGMNANSIAFMPIFGFTLAATSLVGRSLGAKEYEAAENYARQTNSIAVKVITVIGVCMFIFAKQLAALYSTDPTVIHMGSVVIRIFAVIEPMLAVMNVISGSLRAGGDILYIVLTAFAGLWAFRVLIGFILGKLLNMGVYGIWIGICFDFAVRSCMYWFRFKAGRWKYIKV from the coding sequence ATGGAGATTTCGTGTAATGTCAATAAGAAGACTAAAAGTGAAATACTGCAACTGGCTTGGCCTTCTATTGTAGAGCAGTCCCTTATAATGATGGTGGGTCTTGTTTCTACCATGTTTGTAGGTAGGTTGGGCAATGCGGCCATTGCCGCTGTAGGAGCCATAAATAGCATGATATTTTTCTTCCAGGCTGTATTTGCAGGTCTTTCCACTGGTTCCACTGTAATTGTGGCCAGGCTTATTGGGGAGGAGGACTACGAAAATGCCAAGTTAGCTGTGATGCAGTCCCTTATAATGTGCCTTATTATTTTCATCGCGCTTACTGTGTTAGGTTACATTTTTGCGATACCGCTTATCCACCTTTTTTTTGGCCATATTTCAAAGGACGTTTTTGACAATGCATTGCTTTACTACAGAATTGTTCTTATAGGTTTGCCTTTCGTGATAATAGATATCGTCATAGGTGGCGCTCTGAGGGGAGCAGGAGATACCAAGACCCCCATGTACATTACAGCAGTTGTCAATGTTATAAGCTTTTTACTGAATGCACTGCTGGTATTCGGAGTTAAAGTGAACGGCAATTACCTGATACCGCCATATGGAGTAAAAGGTACGGCTATGGCTGTCACCATAGCCAGGGTGATAGGCGGCTTTTTGCAGCTCTATATACTCTATTTTGCCAAGCGCGTTATCAATCTGAGCATAAAAGATAAAATTAGGCTTGACTTCAAGATGATGAAGAGAATAATACATGTGGGATTGCCAGCGTCTTTCGAGCAGTTGGTTATGCAGGGCGGTTTTCTGGTGATGCAGGTTATGGTGGCTACCATGGGTACGGTGGCCATGGCTGTGTATCAAATAGGCATGAACGCTAATTCCATAGCTTTTATGCCCATATTTGGCTTTACTCTGGCGGCTACTAGCCTTGTAGGTAGGAGCCTTGGTGCCAAAGAGTACGAGGCAGCGGAAAATTATGCCAGGCAGACCAACAGTATAGCTGTAAAAGTGATAACCGTAATAGGAGTGTGCATGTTTATATTTGCGAAACAGCTAGCAGCGCTTTACTCTACGGATCCTACGGTTATACACATGGGGTCTGTGGTTATCAGGATATTTGCGGTAATAGAGCCTATGCTCGCTGTCATGAATGTAATTTCGGGTTCTCTAAGGGCTGGTGGTGACATTCTCTATATCGTTCTTACAGCTTTTGCAGGGTTATGGGCTTTTAGAGTGCTGATAGGCTTTATCTTAGGCAAATTGTTGAACATGGGTGTTTACGGTATATGGATAGGCATATGCTTTGATTTTGCTGTCCGCTCGTGTATGTATTGGTTCAGATTCAAAGCCGGCAGGTGGAAGTATATAAAGGTGTAA